TCTAGAAGGCTAGTCTAAAAGGGGGAGTCCAAGGGATCACAGGCCCCCTAACTAGTCTAGAAAGGGGTCCAGGGAGCCACAGCCTCCTTGGCTAGTCTAGAGCAAATCATTGGCAAATATtatgggggggaaaaaaaaattgggagcTTCTTTGTGAAATAGTCATTTTTtcccttagattttttttaaattgccAAAAGTGGTCTAATTTAGCTTTCCCCACCTGCTTGCTGTTCTTGGGGAGAGGATTGGTGATGAGGATTTTTCTAGATATTTACCCTGCCTTGTTCATATGACATATGAGGGGCTGTCTGTATTTGTATTCATGTCTACATGTATAGTCATGACCTGGTCACTTGGTTAGGAAATGAGTGGAATTGATTTCTTGGTGTGTATTGTTATGGAGATTCACCATGGAGCAATAATGAACAATGATTGTCTGCACAAAACAAGAACCATGAAATATTAATCACTTCCTGCCATCCCTTTACAGTACCTACTATGTCTGAAGCCATCATGTCTTCTCAAATGGAAACTGCTCCCTTTGATCCTCGCTTCCCCAACCAGAACCAGACCAAGTATGTGTTACAAAGCCACCTTCTGAGTACACCATTGCTTTATTTTGTGGTCTTCAACTCTTACTTGTAGAATGATTTATGTTCTAGAATCTCTGTGTGTTTGCTGGGAATATCCAAAAtacagaaaggaagagtaacattaaaaaaaaaatcttacttaggtgctcatttttatcttaaaaGTGAAGTTTTACAGCAAGATTTGAATAGATAAAAGTTATGAGCTTGTCCCCTCTTCCATCCACTGTATTTCCTGGATTTAGTTCCCATATGAGCACCATTGCTATAATCACTTAGGGTCAGCTGGGGCATGGAAGAGTGGAGGGCACAGTACTGtagtcattcttttcctttaaggCTGAGGTAGTAAGCTGGGAATAGTTGTGTGATGAAACCAGTTAGTTTTTGTGTACATAAATGTAAAATTATGATTGCTAACATGGCCATGGGTTTATTTAAGGTTTCCAGCAGCAGGTGTAGTATGTGGTAACTGTGAGCTTTGTGGCAGGTACTGTTACCAGAGCTACGTTGACTTCCACCGCTGCCAGAAGCTGAAGGGTGAGGAGTACGAGCCATGCCAGTACTTCAAGAAGGTGTTCCGCTCCGTGTGTCCCAACGCTTGGGTGGAGAAGTGGGATGAGCAGCTGGAGAATGGCAGTTTTCCCAGCAAGATCTAGATcagcttttccctttccttcctttctgtaaaTGTCCGGGCTtaggaaataaaagtgagagagaaagagagagagaacgagtgaGAGATGGTTAGCAGAGTTTTATTGTATTGTGGGTCTTGCATTTTGCTCCTTgtgcacacccaaacacacgtGTGCACACATTTGCATCTGTCTTACTAATGTACATCTCATGTAGAGTTGTTGTGTCATCCACTTGTCATTTGATCCGGGAACAGTAAAGATGGAGCATAGTATCTGTTGCTGGCCAAGTGGTGAACAGTCGGCCATTTCTTCACTAGCCACTCTTTGTCTCCTTCAACACTCTGTGGAGAGCACCATGCCTCTCCTGCTGTAGATATTTGTACAGGGAGTTGCAGCACCAGCAGGATAGCCTAAGTGGCGCCTCAGGCCGACTCTTTCATCTGCTGTGATGCAATTAAAGGTCCCCATCAGGCTCTTTGTTTGCTTTACCCCAAGAACAAAAAGCAGCCCAacaaataggtgtgtgtgtatgtgtgaatgaatgaaactaGTCtggtttatgttttatttagcactttatttattttccttttatctctggAATGTAACTGATTATTTTGTGCTAGGGAAGATTGATTGTGGAATTTATACTTGTATGGTCTGGAACAAGGACAAAAATGGAAGATATTTTATGTTGTTGAAGAGAGGCAGGCAAGACTTGGACAGACTGTAATGTTGGAACTTAATTGTAAATAGTATCTGTTTTCCAGTCAATGTAATATTTAGTAAATGATCAAAGATGCTGATCAGCTTTTACTATTACCATACATTGTTGTTAcatggggaagagagggagagagattgaGTCGCTGGAAAAAAAGGATTTGGTATTGTAGGGAGATAAGGTGAGCTGAATAGTGGAAGATAACAAATTAGATAACTCGATGAATAATGACTAGAATTAGAACAACAGAAATGTATTAATGATGATTCTGGTGCAGCTATAAGTGAGTATATGCAGTGTGACAGTTGGTTGTAGAGGAGTGAATGGGGAAATGagaggtggtggcagcagggtGGTTATCCATCTTGATAAGCAATCAGTGTGCTAGTAAACTTTATCTGAAGAGGAACTGCTGACTTCTTTGCCTCATTCTTCTCCACGTCTCGTCAAAGCAAGGTCCACTGGTAAGATATTAGTCAGTCTTATTGATAACAATctgtatcattgttatttttctctttcttttccttgttattgCTTATGACCAGGATGGATGATGAGATGGAAAGATCAGCTTGGATTGAAAGTAGCTTATGGAAAAAACATCCTGAATAACCATTAAGTATAGCAAAGGATGCAAAAATACACATTAATGGTGATAAAAACTTTGCCAAGAGACAAACAGGTAAAGACAAAGTCACATCATGCCTCTGAATCTGCATCACTGGAAATGTGATGCTAGGATACATGTGGTTTTTATATGGGTAGTATAGCACATCTTTCTTGAAGGGTGATTGATGCTTTGTTGTCATAGCTTTCATTCTAACAGATGATATAATTCATAGCAAGATTTTTAGAAGTGAGGAGCATTATGAGTtgcagtgaggtgaggtggcaTGCTGCTGAGCTGCTGAGGGGAGAAGACTTGGGATGCTGCCTCCAGACCATCTCAGCCCACTCCCTGCCTGCATTTGTGCCCTCTTCCTGTGtctaattcttatttttatatttatttattattaatttttttttttttttatgtaagaggcaataactggtcaagggcaacacaaaaccaaaaaaaaaaaaaagcctatatGGTTGACAGTTCTCTTGTAGgaccaagagagttagccaaaagaaagaaatctccctcttaaattaagtcAAAAGGGAACTTTCAATATAAATATTACTAGCAAATTTGTTGACAAcaagtttatcataaggaaacacactTTAATCTATTGAAAAGGAGATTTGTAGATTACCAGGGAAGGAGAATATGTTGGCTTGATGCAGGAAACTAACTGAACATGAATCCAattaaatgatgataaaaaatagataaattcaCTGAAATTTATACGTTTTCTCACATGAAGAACCTTCCCTTAAAATAAAAGTTCTATTTATCATGAAATCAATATAAAATGAACTCTCATTAAATCAACATTATACTGTAATATGACCCCACAATAGGTTTGCAGGAcatgagtggtgtgtggcaaagtttggtggtattggtggtggtggtggctatggCGGGTCAGAGTGAAGGCTTCCCTAAATGGCTAGCATGGTTAGACACTAAGATGGACTTGTGCAAGGAAGTGTGTGAGTGCCCAGAAGACTTAGTGCTGGCAGAGCGGCAAGGGATTGACTGTGTGGATCGCAACATTACATATATACaaggtgagtgtgtatgtgtctgtgtgtgaaaaagagagggagcaaAACTTTCTATTTAGCAGTCTGTTACTTTGAATCTGATCCCACTGCCTCAGATGTTATTTAAGAAGTATTGGTCTATTATTTTGAATCTGacttctgtatgtatgtgtgtgtgagagagagaaaggtggccAGAACTTTCTATTTATCAGTTTATTACTTGCAATCCCAGTATTCTTTGCCAAAGGTGTTATTTAAGAAGTATTGGTCTATTATTTTGAATCTAACCTCTGTAAATGTgcgggtgtgtgtgagagagaaagaaatgtagcCAAACTTTCTATTTATCAGTGTATTGCTTTTGATCCCAGTATTCTTTGCCTCAAGTGTTATTTAAGAAGTGTTAGTCTCTTATTTTCAATCTGATGTGTGTATTCTTTCCTACAGGTGGTATTGACATCCCCAAGGTGTACACAAAGGTGTCATTCGCCCGTAACCACATCAAGAGTATTGCCGCAGACACCTTCAGTCCTTCCAGCTCCCTTGTCTCCCTGGACATCTCTGAGAACGACCTTGAGAGTGTTCCGGGCAGACCCTTTGCTGAACTGtacatcctttcttctctcaaccTCAGGAGTAACCTCATCTCAAGTGTGGATCCAGAGGTGAAGCTCCCATGGTGTGCTTTTATCATGTTCAGtactacttcctttcacttcagtGATGCAGAGGTGGGAagattgttttcctttctccccataGAAGCTTTAGAGTTGAGATggattttagtgtgtgtgagagtctgTGCATGTTTGTCTGGAATGTATGTACGTACTGAGAACCACCCATTGCAGCAACAGTAAAGTTTCCATTACATTTTAACTAGCATAGGTTCAGTACTTGATGATAACTATTCATTACCATTTCCACATTACTAGTAAACAGTTACTACATCTTGTGCAGGCATTTGGTGGCCTTCAGAACCTCACCCAACTGGACATCAGCTACAACAGAATAACTAGCCTGCCTAAGGAGATTTTTGAAGAGCTCACAAGCCTACAGGAACTGAATATTGGCTTCAATCCCTTGGAAAAACTAGATGAGGGTctcctgcaacacacaccaGACCTCAGAAGGCTTGGACTTGAGTAAATTGCATCTCAAGTCAATCCCAGCAAACTTCTTTGTGGCCAATCTCACGTGAGTTTGCCCCAGCAGGTAGAGGTCTGGCTCAGGGGTGGAGTAAGTGGAGGGGAGGTAGGCACATTGTGAGGAGGTAGTTAgggtaagaaaacaaataaaagtacGTGAAGGAAGATTTATGGAGGAGTACTTATCTTACTAGATCTGTTTCTGGCTGAGGGATGAAGTGAGttgagggagaggcaggaaggtaggttagggtaaggaaaaaaatagaaatacatgaAGGAAATTTTCTAAAGGAGTACTTACTGGATCCCTTTCTATTAACTTACTGAATATTCATCATCTTTACTGCATACATTAAGTAACT
This Portunus trituberculatus isolate SZX2019 chromosome 13, ASM1759143v1, whole genome shotgun sequence DNA region includes the following protein-coding sequences:
- the LOC123503102 gene encoding cytochrome c oxidase subunit 6B2-like isoform X2; this encodes MSEAIMSSQMETAPFDPRFPNQNQTKYCYQSYVDFHRCQKLKGEEYEPCQYFKKVFRSVCPNAWVEKWDEQLENGSFPSKI
- the LOC123503102 gene encoding cytochrome c oxidase subunit 6B2-like isoform X1; protein product: MSEAIMSSQMETAPFDPRFPNQNQTKFPAAGVVCGNCELCGRYCYQSYVDFHRCQKLKGEEYEPCQYFKKVFRSVCPNAWVEKWDEQLENGSFPSKI